AGGGGTCGTCGATCTGCTCCAGCAGCGGGAAGGGGTCGTAGCCCGGGTCACCGGTCATCGGCTTGGCGTCGATGGCCAGCCAGGGGCGGCGGCCCGCGGCGAGGATGTTGCCGGGGTTGAAGTCGCCGTGGACGACCACCTCGCGCCGGGCGCCGCCGGGCAGTTCGCGCAGCAGCCGGGCGCCGTGGGCGACGAGCCCCGCGTCGTAGCCGGGGCGCAGCCGCTCCATCCGCTCCTCCAGGAGGTCGGCCCACTCGGCGCAGACGTCCGCGACCCGCTCGAGACCGCAGTCCTGCGGCACCGGGGCGCTCCACAGCTCGCGCAGCACCTCCGCGCCGAGCCGCAGCCGGTGTTCGGCGCCCAGTTCGCCGGCCGTGCCGAGTTCGGTGCCCGGCTTGCAGCGCTCCAGGAGCAGGGCGTAGTGACCGGGGTCGTGGGCCAGGAGGCGGACGGCGCCGCGGCCGTCCCAGATCCGCAGGCCCTCGGCCTCGCCGGCGGCCTCGCGGTGCGGCCACGTCACCTTGAAGACCGCGTCCGTGCCGTCCGGCAGCCGCGCCGGGGCCACCCAGGAGCAGCTTCCGCCCCTGAAGGGCGCGCCGAGCCGCAGCGACCAGCGCGCACGCATCTTCTCCACCAGGTCCGGCAGTTCCGCCAGCCAGGCGCGTCCGGAGGCGTGCACGCGCATGTCGCTGAGGACCGGCAGGCCGGGCGGGAAGAGGGCCGGCGGGAGATCGCGGGAAGGTCCGGGGGAGTGCGCGGGGTCGTTCACCGTACGCACGCTACCTGCCGCCCGCCGTGCGCTACGCCCCGAAGTCCCCCGACTTCACGCCGTCCATGAACGCCTCCCAGGCGGTCGCGGTGAAGACCGGCGCCGGGCCGTGCGGGTCCTTGCTGCCGCGCACCGGGACCAGCGCGGGGGGAAGCCGTCCGCGACCTCCAGGCAGGCGGTCCCCGTGCGGTCGCTGCAACCGGTCTTGCGCCACCTGGCGTCGCTCAGGTCGAACCGGTCGTTCCATGCGGTCATGCCGCCCACTCATTCGTCCGTGACCGGAAGGCGGCAAGGGATCGCCGGTGGGACAGAGCGGCACCCCGCCGCGGCCGGGATGTCCGCGGCGGAGCACCGCGGTGGGGCGCCGGGGAGGAGGTGGCGGTCCCCACGGAGGAGTCCGCCCACCCGTCCCGCGCGCAGTCAGGCGGGACGGGCGGGGCGGGTGGGCGGAGAGTGGACGGATGCGCCCGGTCCGGGCGTGCCGGCGTACGGACCGGGTGCATCCGCCCGGCTTCAGGTGCCGTGCGGCGGGTGGGCCTCAGACACCGGCGATGGACTGGATCCAGGAGCGGTACCGCGTGACGTTCGTGTACGCGGTGGTGGTCTGCCGGTCGCTGGTGGACGCGACGCCGACCTGGACGCCGTTCGCCATCATCGGACCGCCGGAGTCGCCGCCGGCCGTGATGCCGTCGCCGCGCCGGGCGCAGATGGCGTTGCCGCCGTAGGCGTCGGTGCAGCCGCCGGTGACGGTGACGTTCGCGACCTTCAGGTACTGGGACTGGCAGTTGATCTCGGAGCCGCACTGCGAGGTGGCGCCCCAGCCGTAGACCTGGACGCTCTGGCCGACCGTCACGGAACCGGGCTGGCCGAGCGTGGCGTACGTGGTGGAGACGGACCGGTCGAGCCGGACCAGCGCCAGGTCGGAGGAGTGGGTGTAGGTCTGCACGCCGTTGGCGAGGGTGCCGCCGCTGGTCTGGTCGAGGCTGCCGATGCGGAAGGACAGCCCGCCGCCGCTGACGCAGTGCTTGGCGGTGAGGATCCAGGTGGGTGCGATGATCGACGCGCTGCACGTCTGGCGGCCGTTGGAGAACAGCCGTGCGGCCCAGGGGCCGCTCTGGGCGTAGCCACCGCCGATGATCTTGGTGGACGGCGGCCCTTCGGGCGTACGGGCCTGGGCGGCCGCGGTGACGTCGGCGGCGCCGCGGGCGGACGAGTGGTCGGCGGCGACTGCGGTGGTGCCGAAGGCGAGGGCGGCCAGCAGCGCGGCGACGAGTGTGGGGAGTGTCCTGGTTATTCGCAAGGTTCCTCGTTTCCGAAGGCACGCGGGTTCGGGTGGGCCCGCGCGTGGAGGGCCAGGGAAGTACCAGGTGTCAGGATTCCGGAAACCGGGAGTTCGCGGTAATCACAACTTCCCATAACGCGCCGCGATGGAAAGCGGCGGCGGCACTCTCCGTGCGGGACCCGCCGCCGGAAATCGCCGCGCGGCGGGCGGGCGCCGCGTGCTTGGCTGGTCCGCATGACCACG
The Streptomyces sp. CNQ-509 DNA segment above includes these coding regions:
- a CDS encoding aminoglycoside phosphotransferase family protein, encoding MNDPAHSPGPSRDLPPALFPPGLPVLSDMRVHASGRAWLAELPDLVEKMRARWSLRLGAPFRGGSCSWVAPARLPDGTDAVFKVTWPHREAAGEAEGLRIWDGRGAVRLLAHDPGHYALLLERCKPGTELGTAGELGAEHRLRLGAEVLRELWSAPVPQDCGLERVADVCAEWADLLEERMERLRPGYDAGLVAHGARLLRELPGGARREVVVHGDFNPGNILAAGRRPWLAIDAKPMTGDPGYDPFPLLEQIDDPFATADPARTVAARLALLAGELGEDTGRLAAWAVARRVEAALWSAEHGDVPGGAGVLGEARLLAEAAGV
- a CDS encoding trypsin-like serine protease, with product MRITRTLPTLVAALLAALAFGTTAVAADHSSARGAADVTAAAQARTPEGPPSTKIIGGGYAQSGPWAARLFSNGRQTCSASIIAPTWILTAKHCVSGGGLSFRIGSLDQTSGGTLANGVQTYTHSSDLALVRLDRSVSTTYATLGQPGSVTVGQSVQVYGWGATSQCGSEINCQSQYLKVANVTVTGGCTDAYGGNAICARRGDGITAGGDSGGPMMANGVQVGVASTSDRQTTTAYTNVTRYRSWIQSIAGV